Genomic segment of Pseudobdellovibrionaceae bacterium:
AAAACCTCAGCCCACTCTGATCCTAAGGTGGAAAGCTCAAGCACTTCTCCTGTTTCAAGCACGGCAGTGGTGTAGCCCGTATTTGTGGACCGTAAAAGCGGGATGCGATTTTCAATGGCTCTTCCTGCGGCGATGTAAAGGTGCTGCCAGGGCTCAAAGGTCTTCCCATACCAAGAGTCATTAGTTAAATTCACAAAAAAATCAGCGCCGTCAAGAGCCAGTTTGCGAGCAAAGTTAGGGAATAAAGCTTCATAGCATATCAGTGGGCCGATGACATACTCATCTAGCTTTCGCACTTCAGGGCCTGGTCCTTGTTGGAAGTCTGACACCATGGGAGCGAGTTTTTTAAGCCATGGAAACCACTCTGCCCCAGGCAGGTACTCTCCAAAGGCAAGCAGAATGCTTTTGTGTGTGGGAGCATCGGTCAGATGACCCTCGCGGCTCACATACAGCATGGCATTTGAAGGGCGGTCATAGCCAGGAGTGTAGTCGTAAAAACCTGTGATAAAGCTGGCAGAATAACGTTGAGCCATGTCGTAAAGCTCAGCATTTTGAACTGAAAAATTGTCTTTATCCACGTAGCTGGGATAGGCGGTTTCGGGCCAGATGATCATATCTGGTTTGACGACAGACTTGTCTAAAGCGGTCTCAGTCATATTTAAAAACTTGTTCACCACCACTTCGCGATAACGGTTTTGGTGAAGGGCATACTGTTTTTCTAAATTGCCGATGTTGGCCTGAACAAAGAGAACATTGATGCTATGGCTGGTTTGCGAAATATTAAACTGATGGAAAAACCCAAGAGTGTTGATGGAGGCAAAGGCCAGCAAAAAAGCTCCTAACCATACCTGGTAGTTCTTTTTGTAAAAAGCCATAAAAATTAAGAAGTTAAG
This window contains:
- the lnt gene encoding apolipoprotein N-acyltransferase, coding for MKVIERLKPYSLPILAGFFHGTSYVPFPPWALFFCLVPLWLFWIQAPAKKLFWGTSLCFFIGTLIGFHWIAYTAHEFGHLPWAVSLLVLLLFCIFANIHFALAGLVWKFLTYKTRGHFKLILLPLVTACFAYFFPTLFPWNYGHPWLFGHLPGVQLADVVGIDGISTLTIGLNFLIFMAFYKKNYQVWLGAFLLAFASINTLGFFHQFNISQTSHSINVLFVQANIGNLEKQYALHQNRYREVVVNKFLNMTETALDKSVVKPDMIIWPETAYPSYVDKDNFSVQNAELYDMAQRYSASFITGFYDYTPGYDRPSNAMLYVSREGHLTDAPTHKSILLAFGEYLPGAEWFPWLKKLAPMVSDFQQGPGPEVRKLDEYVIGPLICYEALFPNFARKLALDGADFFVNLTNDSWYGKTFEPWQHLYIAAGRAIENRIPLLRSTNTGYTTAVLETGEVLELSTLGSEWAEVLKVPYHKDRKPTAFQVWGWYAHWILLLFTTFVFVVYGWLKYYYERT